One Rhipicephalus microplus isolate Deutch F79 chromosome 4, USDA_Rmic, whole genome shotgun sequence genomic window carries:
- the LOC142813875 gene encoding uncharacterized protein LOC142813875 → MDPAWEVATFQRQIDMRLADRRASNSAVSVREASSRQVRPVWWRRQLFCILAGVACMLVLLVLAAYHLQPRRPRNFAALVSTARHTAATPAWSYNATDHDANDTVTLPP, encoded by the exons ATGGATCCAGCATGGGAAGTTGCG ACCTTCCAGCGTCAAATCGACATGCGGCTGGCCGATCGTCGTGCATCCAACTCTGCGGTGAGCGTGCGCGAAGCCTCGTCCCGTCAGGTCCGGCCGGTCTGGTGGAGGCGCCAGCTATTCTGCATACTGGCCGGGGTCGCCTGCATGCTCGTGCTGCTCGTGTTGGCCGCGTACCACCTGCAGCCCAGGCGGCCGAGAAATTTCGCCGCCCTCGTCTCGACCGCCCGGCACACCGCCGCCACTCCGGCCTGGAGCTACAACGCCACTGACCACGACGCCAACGACACCGTGACACTTCCCCCATGA